A genomic window from Lycium barbarum isolate Lr01 chromosome 4, ASM1917538v2, whole genome shotgun sequence includes:
- the LOC132638684 gene encoding cysteine-rich repeat secretory protein 38-like, with protein sequence MASSKLISCLLFLSTIAILVHVVISAGPLYHFCSKSGNFTADSYYAQNLKNILADLNSKTPPTGFSTSSMGKKPDRSHGLSLCRGDVSSEDCKSCVLDASQELVKRCPYDKEAIIWYDNCLLKYSDDCFRGEIDNRYKFYMWNRAVVSNPEYFNSKTKELLGSLVDEAYWVQNMYATGEMKIGENEKLYGLVECTRDLSNEECKKCLEGIISELPRCCAGKRGGRVVGGSCHFIYEMYPFVNTP encoded by the coding sequence ATGGCTTCCTCAAAATTAATCTCTTGTCTATTATTTCTTTCAACCATTGCAATTCTTGTACATGTAGTGATTTCCGCAGGTCCACTCTACCATTTTTGCtcaaaatctggaaatttcaCGGCTGATAGTTACTATGcacaaaatttgaaaaatatcttAGCTGATCTCAACTCAAAAACTCCACCAACTGGGTTCTCAACTAGCTCAATGGGGAAAAAACCTGATCGATCACACGGGCTTTCACTATGTCGTGGTGATGTTTCAAGTGAGGATTGCAAGTCATGTGTACTAGATGCTAGTCAAGAACTTGTAAAACGCTGTCCATACGACAAAGAAGCCATCATATGGTATGATAATTGTCTCTTGAAATATTCTGATGATTGTTTCCGAGGGGAAATCGATAATAGGTACAAGTTTTACATGTGGAATCGTGCTGTTGTGAGTAATCCAGAGTATTTTAATTCAAAGACCAAGGAATTGTTGGGAAGCTTGGTTGATGAAGCGTATTGGGTGCAAAATATGTATGCAACGGGAGAAATGAAGATTGGAGAAAATGAGAAATTGTATGGACTGGTCGAGTGCACAAGGGATCTTTCAAACGAGGAATGTAAGAAGTGTCTTGAGGGTATTATTAGTGAACTTCCAAGATGTTGTGCTGGAAAAAGAggtggaagagttgttggagggAGTTGTCACTTTATATATGAAATGTACCCTTTTGTTAATACTCCTTGA
- the LOC132638686 gene encoding cysteine-rich repeat secretory protein 38-like: MASSKLISCLFFLSSITILAQTVISTNPVFHFCSKSGNFTANSYYAQNLKNLLGDLYLKTPLTGFSTSSIGQNYDKTNGLSLCRGDVLSDACKSCVLDASEELGKRCPYDKEAIIWYDNCLLKYSDKDFLGKIDNTYKFYMWNLRVVSKPEYFNAKTKELLGNLAENAYKKKNLYATGETKIEENKKLYGLVQCTRDLTNEDCKKCLDGIITELPSCCDGKEGGRAVGGSCNFRYEIYPFINIP; encoded by the coding sequence ATGGCTTCCTCAAAGTTAATCTCTTGTCTATTTTTTCTTTCATCCATTACAATTCTTGCACAAACAGTGATTTCAACAAATCCAGTCTTCCATTTTTGTTCAAAATCAGGAAATTTCACAGCCAATAGTTACTATGCACAAAATTTGAAAAATCTCTTAGGTGATCTCTACTTAAAAACTCCCCTAACAGGGTTCTCAACTAGCTCAATTGGCCAAAATTATGATAAAACAAATGGACTCTCTCTATGCCGCGGTGATGTTTTAAGTGATGCTTGCAAGTCCTGTGTATTAGATGCTAGTGAAGAACTTGGAAAACGTTGTCCTTATGATAAAGAAGCCATCATATGGTACGATAATTGTCTTTTGAAATATTCCGACAAAGattttctaggaaaaattgataaTACGTACAAGTTTTACATGTGGAATCTTCGCGTTGTTAGTAAGCCTGAATATTTCAATGCAAAGACTAAGGAGTTGTTGGGAAACTTAGCTGAAAATGCTTATAAAAAGAAGAATTTGTATGCAACTGGAGAAACAAAGATTGAAGAAAATAAGAAATTGTATGGATTGGTGCAATGTACAAGAGATCTTACTAATGAGGATTGTAAGAAGTGTCTTGATGGTATTATTACTGAACTTCCAAGTTGTTGTGATGGAAAAGAAGGTGGACGAGCTGTTGGTGGGAGTTGTAACTTTAGATATGAAATTTATCCTTTTATTAATATTCCTTAG